A window of Clostridioides sp. ES-S-0010-02 genomic DNA:
ACCAATCGTGGCAAAAAAATGCTACAAGCTGTAGAGATAATGCAAGAAATAGGTATAGAATATATGCTTGAACATGGACAACAAGAATTTTTAGACAATAAAGGAATCTGTTATAATAAATAATTCTATACATACCAAAAAGTAAGTAATTTACATTTCATTTAGCAGTATTATAATTAAAATATATAAGGAGGTATAAATATGTCTATAGCTTTAATTTTAATTGATATTCAAAATGATTATTTTAAAAATGGGAAATGTGAATTATTTAATACAGAAAAAACTGCTGAAAATGCTAAAAAAATACTGACACTCTTTAGAAAAAATAACTTACCAATTATTCATATACAGCATATATCAATGAGTTCAACTTCATCATTCTTTCTCCCCGACACTTATGGTGCAAAAATAAATAAAAATGTTTTTCCACTTGAGAATGAAGAAATTATCATTAAAAATACACCAGATAGTTTTTTTAAAACACGTTTACAAAGTTGTCTTGAAGAAAAAAACATAGATAAATTAGTGATTTGTGGAATGATGAGTCATATGTGTATTGATACAAGTGTAAGAACAGCAAAGAAACTTGGATACGATATTACGCTTATAAGCGATGCTTGCACAACAAAAAATTTATTTTGGGATGACAAAGAGATTAATGCTGAAATTGTACATCAAGTATTTATGGCATCCTTACAATCTAGTTTTGCAGATATAAAAAATACAGACATTTTTTTGTCTAATTATTGTAAATAAAAATATTTACCATTATAAAGAGCAAACTTAATTAATTTAAGTTTGCTCTTTAATCATATAATCTTATATATCCCTTCTAGTATTTTTATATATATAAAATACTTTTTCTGATTTTAGATTTAGGTGCAACAATCATATAATTTTCAAATGTTACTATATCCACATAAAAAATGTAGTGTTATAGTATATATAATATTACATAAAAGGGGGTGCTAAATAGATGAATAATCATATACTTATTCAATTTGAATATATAGCAAGAATCATTATTGCTGGTTTATGTGGAGCTTTGATTGGATATGAAAGAAAGAATAGGCTAAAAGAAGCTGGAATCCGAACTCATTTTATAGTAGCACTAGGATCAGCACTTATAATCATTGTTTCTAAATATGGGTTTGATGATGTAGTAGGTACTCCAGGTATTGGTTTAGACCCTGCCCGTGTTGCAGCACAGGTTGTCAGTGGGATAGGTTTTTTAGGGGCTGGATTGATATTTATCAGAAATCAATCAGTGAGTGGACTTACTACAGCTGCTGGTATATGGGCGACAGCAGGTACAGGGCTTGCAATTGGTTGTGGATTATACTTACTTGGTATTGTTTCAAGCATTATTATCGTTATCACGCAAATACTACTTCATAGAGATAGGAAATGGATGAAACTCCCTACAGCAGAGCAGGTCTCTCTCAAAATTTCTAACAGCACTGATTCAATCTCATATATTGAAGAAAAATTTAAGCAGTCTAAAATTGAAATTATAAATATGAATATTAAACGCATTGATGGAGATTGGCTAGAAGTAATTATCTATACTAAATTACCCAAAGGATATAAAAAGACAAATCTGTTAAAGTTGTTTAGTGATAATCCTCTTATAGAATCTTTAGAGATATAATATAAAAAATAGACTAGCTAAACACTAGTCTATTTCTTTGTTACTAATAACATATTTTACAAGCTACATATCCATTTGCTTCTGCTTCTTCTCTACTCATTGAAATTGCACCTTCCATATTATGTGCAGTAGGAGAAGAATGATATTTATTTGATTTAGATTTTCCTCCATTTGCATATACAGTTTCAGATGTTTTTTGGTTGTTTGGATTTGATTCTTCAGTTTTAGGATTTTGAACTTGAACGTTTTCAGTTGACTTATCGACACTTTCTTTATCAAGTTTTTCTGCTTTTTCCTTCTGAGCTAACTCTAACTCCTCTTGTTTTTTCTTTTCTTCTAACTCTTTTTTCTTTTGTTTCTCTAAGTTATCTTTTTCTTCTTTTGCTTTTAATTCTTGTTTTTCTTTTACTTCCTTGTCTTTTGTATCCTGTTCTTCTTTTCTTTTTATTTCCTGTTGCTCATTTAAGTTAGGTTCCGTTGCTACTTTAAACGTTGCTCCCCACCATACCCAATTGAACATTAAGAGTATAAACACTACAAATAGGCTTATAACAACTTTTAATGTTTTTACTATTTTATTACTATTTTTATTTACACTTTTTACTAAAAATAGAATAGACAATAATAATAATGTTAATGGTAATAATAAAATTCCTATAATAACAATTAATATCTTTTGCCAACTTTTTAATACTTTAAACTTCTCAAACATAAATTCCCCTCCAAAACAATAAGTTAACTACTTTATCATCCATGACTATCAATCTAATAAGATTTAAGTCTGATAAATATTGATGTTAATTTTTAATAATCCCTTAATTTTCATCCTATATCCCCCTGTTTATACATTATTAATTAAATTATATAATAAACAAATAATAAATGTTGTCGAAAATCAAAATTATATATTGTTAATTGGGTATAAAGATAATTATTACTAATTTTCAATCTAAACACTATCTACTTATACTTTAACCAATATAAAACATAATTAAGACTTATTCTTATGTCACACATAGAATGGAAATGAAACAGTAAATATTTTAGAAGTTCTTAAAATACAATTTGCCACCGATTTTATAATAAAGTGGCAAATTGGTGGCAAATTTACATTTTTTTACGTTATTTATTGTCTAGTTTATTAAAATTTAGCTATTTATTTACAGGAACTTGAATTTCAGTTACAAATTCATCTACAATTCCAGTTTCATGTATATCTATTTTATATATCTCTATTGGCGCAGCATTTATTTTATAATTATTTTCTTCTATAAATCTAAATACTTTTTCCATATATATTTTATTATTAGAGTTACTTCCAGTATAATTTAATGTTACATAGTACCCCTCATCAAAAACTATATTATATATCTCCTCATTATCTTCCAAAAAACAAAATACAGACTTAAACTCATTAAAGATACCATTATTGATTGCTTCAATAGAAAAAGCAGAACCAATATTATTATTTCCAAGTATATTAAATCTGTCTTCATATTCTTTTTGAAGCTTTTGAATTAAGAAATCAAAATCCTCATCTCTTTCTATATCAGCATTTAATTCTAAGGCTTTTCTTTTTTCTATATATACAACTTCTATCTCATCTATTTTAGTATTTTGAATCACACTTTCAATTGAACTTAATCTTGTTATGATATTTTCCTTGTGACTTACAAGTTCAAGCATCTTTTTGTCAATTAAATCAAGTTCTTCATTTAATATAGTTTTTGTAGATTCTATACTTCTATCGTCTAAATATTCTTTTATCTTTTTCATTGGAAAATTCAAACTTCTAAATTCTTTTATCAAATTCAATTTCCATATATCAGATATATTATACATTCTATATCCATTGGTATCTCTAAATGGTTTTAGAATTCCTATTTCTTCATAGTACATTAAAGAATCTCTTCCTATACCATATATTTTAGATATTTCTCCTATTTTATAATAATCTTTCATTTATATATAAAGACCTCCATAATTATATTTTTTCTTAAAAATAAATAACTCGTCTATTTCCCTAATTCTATTTTAGAATATACTAAAAAATCGTCTAAAACAAGTTTTCAAAAATAAATTGTATTTTGTTAACTATCTAAATATATCTATATTTTGTTCATTATTCTATTATAATATTGATTATGATGTTTCTGACTCTACGCTTTTCAAAAGATATATTTGACTTTGTATTTACATCTATGCCATTATGTTTTTATATGATATTTTTTATTTCCAAAATATACCTTTATAAATTTAATAATATTGATATATTATTTCAGTATATTGTTCAAATATTAATTAACATTTAAATATTTTTAATATAAACACAGTTGGTATCAAAAAATCAAAGTATCTTATGGAGGAATGCTATGCCAAATTATGATTATATAAAAATGTTAAATAAAAAAGTAGAACTATTGTCTAAAGATTTAGAGAAAAGAAATTGTAAATTAAAAGTCTCAAACGAAATAGATTTTTTTACTAAAATGCCAAATAGAAAATGTATATATCAATATATTGATAATTGTATTTCAAAAAATACTTCTATTGGAATTATGTTATTAAATATTGATAATTTTAAATTATTCAATGATATATACGGATACCTAGTTGGAGAAAATTTATTAATTAATCTCATTCAAAAACTATTGTATTATGTTCCAGAATCTAAAGGAATAGTTGGCCATTTAAAAGGAGAAGGATTTTTGATTGCTATCCCAAATATATCAAAGGAAAAATTAGATGATATGGGAACATCTATTATAAAATCTGCTAGGGAATTAAAAATACAACTTCCTAATGAAAAAGAAGTCTATTCTAATGTTACATTTAGTATTGGTAGTACAGTTTGGAATGGTAAATCAGATGTAACTACTTTAATACTTTTAAATCAAGTATATAGTGCTTTAAAAAAAGCTAAAAGTGAAGGTAAAAATAGATACATTTCATTTGATTTTAATGATAATAATTTTTATAATAAATTAGAAAGTGATAAAGAATTTTTATCAGAAATATCATATGCTTTATTGGATAAACAAATTGAGGTATTTTACCAACCACTTTATAACATAAAAAGTAATACTATAGTTGGATGTGAAGCACTTGCACGCTGGAGACATCCTCTTAAAGGGCTTCTCACTCCAGATAAATTTATATCTTTATTTGAACACTCTGGACTTATAATAGAATTAGATTTATATTTATTTGAAGAAAACTGTAGAAATATAAGAAGATGGATTGATAACAATGATGTGTTTGTATCAATTTGTTGTAATTTTTCTCGTCTTCACTTTTTTAACCCTAATTTTCCAAGTACTTTAAAAAATATTACTGAGAAATACAGTATATCTACATCAAATTTTAGCATTGAAATTACAGAAAATATATTAATAGAAGATACAAATACAATTATTCAACAACTAAACGAATTACGTTCTTTTGGTTTTTCTGTATCAATAGATGATTTTGGCTCTGGATATTCATCCTTTGGTATGTTGCAAAATCTCCCTTTGGATATAATAAAAATTGATAAAATATTTTTATCCCATGACTTAAATGATTTTAAAAATACAACAATTTTGTATTCTATAATAAATATTGCAAGAGCTCTTGGTATGCTTACAGTATGTGAAGGTGTTGAAACAAAACAACAAGTAGAGTTTATCAAAAGCATAAACTGTGACATTGCTCAAGGTTTTTATTATGCAAAACCTATGGAATGTAAGCAATTTGAAAAGTTACTATCTAAAAAAAATACTTCAGATAAAATGTTTATCAAATATTCTGATATAGGAAAATCTTTAATAGAAAAAATCTTTGATGCATTTTTTATTATGCAAGATATGCAAAAAC
This region includes:
- a CDS encoding cysteine hydrolase encodes the protein MSIALILIDIQNDYFKNGKCELFNTEKTAENAKKILTLFRKNNLPIIHIQHISMSSTSSFFLPDTYGAKINKNVFPLENEEIIIKNTPDSFFKTRLQSCLEEKNIDKLVICGMMSHMCIDTSVRTAKKLGYDITLISDACTTKNLFWDDKEINAEIVHQVFMASLQSSFADIKNTDIFLSNYCK
- a CDS encoding MgtC/SapB family protein — translated: MNNHILIQFEYIARIIIAGLCGALIGYERKNRLKEAGIRTHFIVALGSALIIIVSKYGFDDVVGTPGIGLDPARVAAQVVSGIGFLGAGLIFIRNQSVSGLTTAAGIWATAGTGLAIGCGLYLLGIVSSIIIVITQILLHRDRKWMKLPTAEQVSLKISNSTDSISYIEEKFKQSKIEIINMNIKRIDGDWLEVIIYTKLPKGYKKTNLLKLFSDNPLIESLEI
- a CDS encoding MerR family transcriptional regulator, with the translated sequence MKDYYKIGEISKIYGIGRDSLMYYEEIGILKPFRDTNGYRMYNISDIWKLNLIKEFRSLNFPMKKIKEYLDDRSIESTKTILNEELDLIDKKMLELVSHKENIITRLSSIESVIQNTKIDEIEVVYIEKRKALELNADIERDEDFDFLIQKLQKEYEDRFNILGNNNIGSAFSIEAINNGIFNEFKSVFCFLEDNEEIYNIVFDEGYYVTLNYTGSNSNNKIYMEKVFRFIEENNYKINAAPIEIYKIDIHETGIVDEFVTEIQVPVNK
- a CDS encoding EAL domain-containing protein — protein: MPNYDYIKMLNKKVELLSKDLEKRNCKLKVSNEIDFFTKMPNRKCIYQYIDNCISKNTSIGIMLLNIDNFKLFNDIYGYLVGENLLINLIQKLLYYVPESKGIVGHLKGEGFLIAIPNISKEKLDDMGTSIIKSARELKIQLPNEKEVYSNVTFSIGSTVWNGKSDVTTLILLNQVYSALKKAKSEGKNRYISFDFNDNNFYNKLESDKEFLSEISYALLDKQIEVFYQPLYNIKSNTIVGCEALARWRHPLKGLLTPDKFISLFEHSGLIIELDLYLFEENCRNIRRWIDNNDVFVSICCNFSRLHFFNPNFPSTLKNITEKYSISTSNFSIEITENILIEDTNTIIQQLNELRSFGFSVSIDDFGSGYSSFGMLQNLPLDIIKIDKIFLSHDLNDFKNTTILYSIINIARALGMLTVCEGVETKQQVEFIKSINCDIAQGFYYAKPMECKQFEKLLSKKNTSDKMFIKYSDIGKSLIEKIFDAFFIMQDMQKLRANVIENIKWFDFYNKKELISFSEVIEHFEKHIKGKKFSILYKSITPHDVGSDSLLISGEAVLSDETTDYQKYSNFYFSANCIISENKLILTKIHLDLIKTAGYINEFESYSIPKMTNTHLDESSTLSQFYSMLPVGIIRYDLLGDMIITYMNEEMFDIIGYTKEQFFGEMSGNLRAIVHPDDLDFVYKKSLEMIDTNNINPFLYRFIKRNGQIVTVMYKQCNLSAIDGRSIAQGMYIDVDKIKNLIDI